A genomic window from Salvelinus namaycush isolate Seneca chromosome 21, SaNama_1.0, whole genome shotgun sequence includes:
- the LOC120065960 gene encoding prickle-like protein 1 gives MSETDWVGARGPREVMEQKVQGQLNIGFQRSSTSDDDSGCALEEYAWAPPGLRPELVQLYFSCLPEDKVPYVNSPGEKFRMKQLLYQLPPHDNEGRYCQSLSEEEKKELHMFSVQRKKEALGRGSLKLLPRDLLHSVCEHCGENINGGEMAVFASRAGPGLAWHPACFTCSTCSELLVDLIYFYQDEKIHCGRHHAELLKPRCSACDEVIFSDECTEAEGRHWHMKHFSCFECETVLGGQRYIMKDGRPYCCGCFESLYAEYCKACGEHIGVDHAQMTYDGLHWHATKGCFCCAQCKSSLLGCPFLPKQGRIYCSKACSLGEDVHASDSSDSAFQSTRSRESRRSVRMGKSSRSADQCRQSLLFSPSVNYKFPGFTGNPDTDTLTNKLAHLGLTNEECFWRGREDTEGPEDRDEEEWAEHEDYMTQLLLKFGEHGVFQQGEVVDSRPPTDLWMTEAEVKMKQCSQSLASKKYQTDVYWAQSQDGLGDSAYGSHPGPASSRKLQELEHGAGSIGGTSFQREEKQWYDNSLECITDKVKQTDQSVRDSMDSLALSNITGVSVDGDSKERPLVYSLQSFQELEAERDCENTSNMGTLNSSMLHRSANSLKSLTSELEQEESVPEEEEKAPLPSPPKPPHVPALRRTRSQSRPQQVKFSPDVVDNSRYGDLQVRQPPMSERTRRRAYHFEEQDQELGDSGSGRYHNHHHRRRRSRKSRSDNALHLVPKERANRIYFKEDHRGHGGHGFSSKRPQQLAFLPNQQGYGQTQHPHRHPHQATSDYRLQQGPAMERFMGLCGDRDEDDWCSTCSSSSSESEEEGFFLGQPIPQTHRHYYDGLPSPVAGLPSPPYGAGPRTMSKKKKGHKGKNCIIS, from the exons GGAGTTCCACGTCAGATGACGACTCCGGCTGTGCCCTGGAGGAGTACGCCTGGGCACCGCCTGGCCTCAGACCCGAACTG GTCCAGCTGTATTTCTCCTGTCTGCCTGAGGACAAGGTTCCTTACGTTAACAGTCCTGGAGAGAAGTTCAGAATGAAACAACTCCTCTATCAGCTGCCTCCACATGACAACGAG GGGCGCTACTGTCAGTCTCTCagtgaggaggagaagaaggagctCCACATGTTCAGTGTCCAGAGGAAGAAGGAGGCGCTGGGGAGGGGCTCGCTCAAACTCCTTCCCCGGGACCTGCTACACAGCGTCTGTGAACAT TGTGGGGAGAACATCAACGGAGGAGAGATGGCGGTTTTTGCCTCCAGAGCGGGTCCTGGGCTAGCCTGGCACCCAGCATGCTTTACATGCTCCACGTGTAGTGAGCTGCTGGTTGACCTCATCTACTTCTACCAGGATGAGAAGATCCACTGTGGCCGGCACCACGCAGAGCTGCTCAAGCCACGCTGCTCAGCCTGCGACGAG GTTATCTTTTCTGACGAGTGTACGGAGGCGGAGGGGCGGCACTGGCACATGAAGCACTTCTCCTGTTTTGAATGTGAGACGGTGCTGGGGGGGCAACGTTACATCATGAAGGATGGTCGGCCATATTGCTGCGGTTGCTTTGAGTCTCTCTATGCCGAGTACTGCAAGGCCTGCGGGGAACACATTG GTGTGGACCATGCCCAGATGACGTACGACGGTCTCCACTGGCACGCCACCAAGGGTTGTTTCTGCTGTGCCCAGTGTAAGAGCTCTCTGCTGGGCTGTCCCTTCCTGCCCAAGCAGGGCCGGATCTACTGCTCCAAGGCCTGCAGTCTGGGAGAGGACGTCCACGCCTCAGACTCCTCCGACTCCGCCTTCCAGTCGACGCGCTCCCGTGAGTCCCGCCGCAGCGTACGCATGGGCAAGAGCAGCCGCTCAGCCGACCAGTGCCGCCAGTcgctcctcttctcaccctccgTCAACTACAAGTTCCCCGGGTTTACCGGTAACCCAGACACCGATACGCTCACCAACAAGCTGGCCCACCTGGGTTTAACCAACGAGGAGTGCTtctggagggggagggaggacaCCGAGGGCCCCGAGGACCGGGACGAGGAGGAGTGGGCCGAGCACGAGGACTACATGACCCAGCTGCTGCTCAAGTTCGGGGAGCACGGAGTCTTCCAGCAAGGTGAGGTGGTCGACTCCAGACCTCCAACCGATCTGTGGATGACCGAGGCTGAGGTCAAGATGAAACAGT GCAGCCAGAGCCTGGCCAGTAAGAAGTACCAGACAGATGTGTACTGGGCCCAGTCCCAGGACGGGCTGGGGGATTCGGCCTACGGGAGCCACCCTGGCCCGGCCAGCAGTAGGAAGCTCCAGGAGCTGGAGCACGGCGCTGGGAGCATCGGAGGTACCAGCTTCCAGAGGGAGGAGAAGCAGTGGTATGACAACTCTCTGGAGTGCATCACAGACAAGGTGAAACAGACAGATCAGAGTGTCAGGGACTCCATGGACTCACTGGCACTGTCCAACATCACGG GTGTCTCTGTAGATGGCGACAGTAAAGAGAGACCTCTGGTCTACTCCTTACAGAGCTTCCAGGAACTCGAGGCTGAGAGAGACTGTGAGAACACAAGCAACATGGGAACTCTCAACTCCTCCATGTTACACCGCAGTGCCAATTCTCTGAAGAGCCTTACGTCTGAGCTGGAGCAGGAGGAGAGCGTAccagaggaagaagagaaggcccctcttccctctccccccaaGCCTCCTCATGTCCCGGCGTTGAGACGGACTCGATCCCAGTCTCGACCCCAACAGGTGAAGTTCTCCCCAGACGTCGTGGACAACAGTCGCTATGGTGACCTGCAGGTGCGCCAGCCCCCGATGAGCGAGCGGACGCGGCGGCGAGCATACCATTTCGAGGAGCAGGACCAGGAGCTTGGTGACTCGGGCTCCGGCCGctatcacaaccaccaccacaggAGACGCCGCAGCCGCAAGTCACGCTCCGACAACGCTCTCCACCTGGTGCCCAAGGAGAGGGCCAATCGCATATACTTCAAAGAGGACCACAGAGGTCATGGAGGACACGGCTTCAGCTCAAAGAGGCCCCAGCAGCTGGCCTTCCTGCCCAACCAGCAGGGGTATGGCCAGACCCAGCATCCCCACCGCCATCCCCACCAAGCCACCTCAGACTACAGACTCCAGCAAGGCCCAGCCATGGAGAGGTTCATGGGGTTGTGTGGGGACAGGGACGAGGATGACtggtgctccacctgctcctcttcttcctccgaGTCTGAGGAGGAAGGCTTCTTCCTGGGCCAGCCCATcccccagacacacagacactacTATGATGGCCTGCCCAGCCCCGTGGCAGGCCTGCCCTCCCCGCCTTACGGAGCAGGCCCACGGACTATGTCCAAAAAGAAGAAGGGGCACAAGGGGAAGAACTGTATCATTTCATAA